The sequence gcgggcaaagtggatcaatcaggtggaagatgacttgcggaccctccgtagactgcgtgattggcgaggtgtagccatggaccgagccgaatggagaagattcttatataccgcacaggccacttcggccttagtctgaataaataaaataatactcggcggcaggggcagttcatcatcgccggagacctgaacgcaaagcaccaatcgtggggaaacaccgtctcaaaccggaacggagtcgtctggtccaacgacgaacaagagggccactacaccatcctgagccctgacagccctacccggttGACACGGTCCGGGGCCCATGCAAAGCTTGGCATCTTCGTCACGAACATGCACGACCACGTCTCCTAGCAGGTCGTCTTCTAGGAGTTCAGCTCGgacactatccggtggtggcggaagtagGAACTTCAGTAAATCGGCACGAGATAACCCAACGAAACtgccatcgagtgaactggcagcggttctaGCAGTACGTCGACAACAccatcgattacgaggtgcgtccggagacgccggaaagtatcgaccgccagctgtgcgccatcgaagaggcaatctcggtggccagagagcagcaaGTCCCGatggctcggcaggtaagccaCTCCCtgaacatcgatacactcaccaaagatttgattcgattccgGAATGTCAATCGAAGgtagtttcagcgtactggactgcctgagcttaaggcacgctgcaattgaatcacaaaaattatccaggccagaatggtggacctcaaaaataacgatttctcgaataagatccgcactctcccagattattatgctaagccgttctggaaaatgaccaaaatactaaaatccaagcctcggcccattccacctttgatctcactacacaataatggctctaaggatcgcttgataactcctgcagagaaggtcgttgaaataggtcgtcacttcgtcagctcacacaatcttgggcagaacatcgtcaatCCACACGAAGCGGCCGTGATTCCCAatgacttctcggaggagttgaagatcacagctggcgaattgacggcctatatcaaatcatcgaagaacatgaaggccccaggcttcgacagcatcctgaatctctaGCCccaacacatgagtgctccgttctttgagcccTTCCCGCTGATCTTTAACCTGCGTGTCCGGCTcggctacttcccatcgtcctggaaatCAGCGAAAGtgatccccatccggaagcctgggtaggatccttcctccccgagaagttatcgtcccatcagccttctcttaggatcagtggcgtagccacggggtggttttgggcataaaacctcCCCAGAGACaacttttagaagaattttttttcgaaaaaaatgttaaaaagtacAACGtactaacgtacattatgcctaacgttcattatcctatcgtacttatgcctaacgtccttatgcctaggGCCGCGGTCccgtctgggagagctgcgcaaaaactcatcatctaaaactccaacgagttcaaaacaagttcctgaggatgatcctcaacacccctcccaggacacgaacttctgaggtccaccgtctggccggtatTAAAACTCTACAcgagcgctttggtgagtgtaaggaaaggtttagggtccgttgcttacaATCGGACCAGGCGAccattagggcgctagttccaatttaggttatcaaattattattgtaaatattagtgtacatagtagttaggttatcaaatttactaAATTAATCAATGCTCCCTTAAGGCTATTCTGATACATTAGATAAACTttataaattatatttaaatcCTAACCTTTGCTATTGAACCGAATTATAGAAGGGCCAACTGTGTTTGTAATTTAAGTCAAAGTagaaatgttttgaatttttggctGATGTGTTGGAGCGCATCGAAGGTGGGACGTGCACCTGGGCGGAGACTGCCATAGCGTAGTGCCCATTCCTGGACCAGGACCAGGAAATGTCGCCGGAGGTAGCAGTTCCCGATGACGATCAAGTCAGAGAGCGGGTAGAACTGCTCTCTACTTAGATTGTCGTTCGGAGGTAGCAGCATTAGCTCCCATGTGGAGCTTTGGTTGGTCTGGTCGCGACAGTTGCATGCAATGTTTatttattgtcgcgcttatctttttctagaatgctgcggcggtcttacactcgcaggctcgactgcgaaggtaaacgtcaagatagccgccgtgttaaaagataggcagaattttcccgctcaaaacaaaaccacgtgcttttcgcgaaatgacagcagtgttcaattgtattagtgagaggcaaccggagtcactgagtacatggagagtgtttatcatggcaagtgcatacggtgggtgagattttcattgactctgttgtgtttagtgaccgttgcgattacctgagaagcaaccagcaggaaaccgcagtattctattttatctcgagatgcataatactCTTTAAAACGGCGATAGAATCGCAGTCACCAACCGACAGCGACTGACAGCCGCCTAGCGTGTGTTTAGGGAAGCCTTAACTCATGAAtgattttttggatttaaacGCTTGATTGAAATCTCCTCTGAGTTTGACCATTTTGAGTTTTCCCCACATCTGATCAGATTTCAAATTAACAAATCCATTTCATTAGAACGGCTGGCCAGCCTAGCAATCGTAGTGAAACTAATTATAAAACTACACGAAACCTAGAATACAACATGCTCCTACGTTTATAAAATGTCCATCTGCTACTCCATGTTGAATTCATTTATTGTCTCTCAATTTCTGTTTTCAACAACATTTAGCACAaaacaattcaatttaaattccaCTCCCACAGAACGTTTGAAGTTGATCTCCTAATACTCCCTGAATTATGTTTGCTGCTTCCCTACACGTTCATTTGACAACAACCTGAGCAATCAACATGCGTGTCACATCCAGAGAAAATTTGTTCCATTGAttccatgaacagaataacgaAAGTGTCCTCACCAAGCATCCGCTTGCGTATTACTCCCATATCAAGAAGCCACACAAGTGCCAATTCATAGAGTCACTTGCACTCGCAAAACCCTACAATACGATGCAATATTCCACAACTGTAACTGAATTCAAATCCGTTCACCTCTTTTTTCCCCACCCACAGCCATGATCTCCTACAACGTGGTCGTCGGCGACACGCTATCCAAGGTGCTGGTGCGGTTGGTGCCCTCCTGGGGCAGCTCGATGGGCCCGGTGCGCTTCGGCGTGGTGCTGGTCGTGACGGTGTTCGTCGTGATTCCGCTCTGTCTCTACAAGAACGTTTCCCGGCTGGCGAAGGCGAGCTTCCTCAGCCTGGCGTGTGTCGTGATTATCCTGTTCGCTGTCGTGTACCGGCTGATGGCCGGCGATTACGCGGTGGTGTGAGTATCCTGCATTGTGCGCCCGACGAAGGCGAACCGCACGTTTGGGAGGGCTTTCAAATGAAATCACTTCGCATGGTAATAGGAACCGATAAATAATAGAAATTATGAAGTGAATCACGTTTATTCTTAAATATGCATAAAGCACTAAATGTGTCTAAAAGTCGTAATGAATGATATTTCGACATGAGAAAGATTCCTTGGTTTCTGTAGGTCAAACTAACGCCAACCGCGACAGAATGCATTTGATACAAATTTCGAAGATTCAAGAAACTTCccgaaaaatcgtttttttttttacatcgcGTTGTTTGAAAATACTTTTATATAAGATAGTTTTGCCAATTAAAAGGAAAACTGCTCAAATTTGAAGTATCGGAGTAATAGAAATGTTTCAAGGCGATTGGAATTCAACTGGTAAAAAAGACATCAAATGAATTTATTATTGGCCCAAAAAAATGGTATACCGTGCCATTAAGCTGTTACGGTGTTTTCTATAGATAAATGGCACATTATTGCGCCAATAAAAATTAATTCGTTGCTCACCATTATAATCGGTTAACAAGTTGTCTATGAACGAACACTTAATAGCAATTTTCCACAACCGCAACCAATTGTATCCAAACTTTGTGGCACACTTATTATCGTACAGCTGTTCTGAAGACGGCGGCAAACAACTTAACTCATAAACTTTCTTATTCTTTCTCACCTACCCTTTCACACTCTACAGACCAGACACTCCGGAATCGTGGCGATTCGCCCACACCGATCTAATCCCAGCGGTGGGCATTATGGCATTCGGTAAGAAATTTTACCACTTTACGAGAATCGCAAAAGTTTTCTACAACCTCAACAACAATAATGTTGTTTGCATTGTTCTTCTCGCCTCCGCAGCTTTTATGTGTCATCACAACACGTTTCTGGTGTACCAATCGATGCGGAATGCCACCCTGGAACGGTGGGAAAAGGTGACGCACATTTCCGTGGGCTTCGCCTGGCTGGTGGCCGTCTGCTTCGGCATCGCCGGGTATTGCACGTTCCGGGCGCTATCGCAAGGTGACCTGTTGGAAAACTATTGCTGGGACGACGACTTGATGAACTTCGCACGGGTGCTGTTCTCCATCTCAATTCTGCTGACCTTCCCCATCGAGTGTTTCGTTTCACGCGAAATCGTCCGAACGCAAATCAAGCGGTTCTACTCCCAAGAGGTTGTGGAATACGACACCGACAAGGATCCAACGCATGCCACCGGTGCCGAAGAGGATGACAAATCGGTTGCCACCACGCTGGTAATCGTGCTGGCGGCGTTCATCATCTCGCCCTACACAGAGTGTTTGGGTCCGGTGCTAGAGTTGAATGTAATAAATAGATTAATTCATATAAAACTGTTCATCAAAATTAGACTCCTATTGCTAATATTTCACTTTATTTTTTCAACAGGGACTGCTGGCGGCGATACCTCTGGCCTACGTACTTCCAGGATTGGCGTACATCCAGCTCAGTCCGCATTCGCTGTGGAGTCGAGAAAAGTTGCCTGCAGCGGGGCTAGTTTTGTTCGGAACTTTCGTGACCATATCCGGAGCGGCGTTGCTTATACCAAACCTCATCGGAGACTGCCGGACGGGCATCATAATGGGCTATTGCCGGGACGATGAACTGGCAGTTAACGGGACCATGGCCGGGACTACGACACCCGCTTGTACTACCGATAAGGTTTAAGAGTTAGGATGTTGACTATAGCTCTATAGATGTTCGGGTGCAAAAAGTGTGACAGGAATTTTGATGAAAGCCACCAAAGGTGCGACATTTTCGTGCAACTATGTTGGCACCAATTTTTCTATTTACAAATCAAGATGTTCTTGTGACATCTTGTACGGTACAGCTATTGAGATAAACCTAAATGCATCAGTCATCAGCATTGGGCTTTGAAATTTGTCAGGGTATGAATGCTTCAACCATTACATGTTATGTAGGGTAGGACAAGGCAAGATGTTACAACCCGGACACTTTCTGAGCATTTTTGGAAGCTACACATGCGATTTATCGACTTTCAGTAAGCAAATGcattcttcttatttttccaGCGTTTTGTTTAGTGGAATGCTGTCATCTGCTTATAAGCCGAGTTAGTGTTGTTCTGGATTATAACTCAACTATTTGAGTCAAtaacgaaacactgaagaagaGGATACTTtaaatctgcaaaaaaaaaacttgtcgtaaagtcacaatcaaattgtagaattaaagaaaaaatatttaatgtttGATCGAAATTTGATTGAGTGGATTTGACCgagatgaatacactactaggtgctccaatctgccaagtttattgaaaagaagaaggcgggggtggaaaattaattttcagtgctaaacgtaaacaaactcgctggctctcccatactacaatccaagatggctgaatcgggcatctggcagattggaacacctcgtggtagtggcgtagccagaaaattggtatgggggggagggggtttctGAAccttttttatcgaaaaaataattcttttaaaaaatgttgtctctgggggggtttatgtccaaaaccacccccgtggctacgccactacctcgtggtgtattcatcttggatttGACCTTCAGAAACTCGCAAGATACTACGTATCGTATGCTGGCCTATGTTGTAGCCAACAAACGTGCTTTTTTCGATGATACAGCGATAATCTGGCACTATATCAATTGAAACAAGTGCGTTTGCTGAACTTTAAATATTCGTaaggtgaccagacgtcccgcgtttcacgggacagtcccgcattttcgCCATTTGTCCCACACTGAAAAGAGTCCCGCGAAATGTCCTGCGTTTCACTTATTTCAAGATAGTGTCccgcgaaataaagaaatattttaaaaatagcaGTAATTTAGTAAACGTTCTAGAACTtatgagattttgaaaatatattatattGATTGATGGTTTTCGATTTTCGTCACATACAAAGCATCGCTCCGGAGGCTTGATGAGTGGTCTTTCACCCAACGCCACGGCCGCACTCGCATGTGGTTTAAGTCTCTTTTCTGTGtccaaattatatttcttacatcttaaataaaattttcatcagTAACAAACAGAGTAAGGAAGAGctaaacaaatttgtttagctcttaattttatttaagatgTAAGAAATATAACTTGGACGCAGAAAAGAGGTTTCTCCAAGGGTTTCTCATATTGTCATCAACGTCATTTGTATCTTTCCGCCTCCCACAGAATTAAAACTGTGGTAGTGCAACGCAGAGCGGCAGCACAAGCACTCACTTAAAACACGTGTTTGTTGGTTTCCAATTTTATTTCGTCCTAAACTCTAGCAAGTTTGAGGAATTTTGACAAGCCTGCTTTGGTGTATTCTAGGAATCCTAGTCAAATCCTCATGTACACGAGAACGAGGATGTTTAATCGGATACCTACTAAAAGAGCTATAATAAGTGAAATGGAAGGTTTGAACGTGCTATTGAGGAATATGttactcaatctgcaacaataataACGCTTTTAaaagtgaagaactgaaatcatttcaaaattcacagaagaaataaattttcgagatttttcggCTATACAGTCTGATtaattagaacaaatttttaaattttgtccaacgtttcggcatcgggttcgatgtcttcttcagggaaaaaaatgtttgctcTTTGTAACGGAATGCCTATCATACTCAACAAAAAGcgatcattttttttctcctgGGAGAAGACATAGAACCCGATGACGAAAcgctggacaaaatttaaaaatatgttctaataaatcagactgcatagccgaaaaatctcgaaaatcaacACTATAGTAGAAgctgagatgagataagacatcTCACTGTCCCTTTTTGAAACCATTTGCCTATCAGAAAAAGCCAGTTTTGATTGGAAGATTTGACAGACGCCGGCAAGCGCGGCGTTGCTTTATTTTGCTGGTGGGTGCTTTGTTATTACTTTCGGGGTGTTGCTAGTAGTCGGGGATTTTCCAACATCAGTTTCTAAAGAAACAAGTAAACAACGAATAAACGTTTCttccattcatttttttaaaataaaatagaatgaataataaaaatgttgtAATTAGAATCAAAAGTGCAATCATGAAGTACAAATAAACAGCTTTGCATTCGGTAATttaaccgtttgtttgagaaactgcatatgtccacgtactttgaagagcaattgtggagttctgcttacattttttgcactgaaagtgccccagggtgttgagttttgccaaaaactattgatctgtatcgaagaaatcaaaagattcggtgcaaaatttgttcgaatacagttttttgttgttttctcgaaatagtgtaaaatggacttatgcagtttctcaaacaaatgtttCAATTATTGTTTGAAGTTTATTCGTCTGGTTAATTTTCAGTTAGTTAAAAAAGTTGGTCACACTGGAGCTGCCGTTGCGTGGATTGTTGATAATTTGTGTGAGGGCATTCAGCTCCGAgatgtcttatctcatctcagaGTAGAAGTCAACAACt comes from Armigeres subalbatus isolate Guangzhou_Male chromosome 2, GZ_Asu_2, whole genome shotgun sequence and encodes:
- the LOC134214580 gene encoding putative sodium-coupled neutral amino acid transporter 11; amino-acid sequence: MDNSGNKKNTVSEFSYMLQRQGSDDSTEAAAFDDINSLMKNNEHPQEETLSSLPQASFNYINSIVGSGVIGIPYALHRAGFGLGLFVLVIVAAITDYSLILMVRCGHLSGRFSYPGVMEAAYGKAGYYLLSLLQFMYPFLAMISYNVVVGDTLSKVLVRLVPSWGSSMGPVRFGVVLVVTVFVVIPLCLYKNVSRLAKASFLSLACVVIILFAVVYRLMAGDYAVVPDTPESWRFAHTDLIPAVGIMAFAFMCHHNTFLVYQSMRNATLERWEKVTHISVGFAWLVAVCFGIAGYCTFRALSQGDLLENYCWDDDLMNFARVLFSISILLTFPIECFVSREIVRTQIKRFYSQEVVEYDTDKDPTHATGAEEDDKSVATTLVIVLAAFIISPYTECLGPVLELNGLLAAIPLAYVLPGLAYIQLSPHSLWSREKLPAAGLVLFGTFVTISGAALLIPNLIGDCRTGIIMGYCRDDELAVNGTMAGTTTPACTTDKV